The proteins below come from a single Necator americanus strain Aroian chromosome V, whole genome shotgun sequence genomic window:
- a CDS encoding hypothetical protein (NECATOR_CHRV.G20490.T1), with translation MLLILLLLLGAVPVILAKGCQPITIPLCKGVGYNFTSFPNSYGHEKQEEAGLEVHQFFPLVEYGCYEHLRFFLCTLYTPICQENYDRPILPCMELCLEAKKRCSPIMQQYGFRWPETLSCESLPTMSEQASSGNICAAPPDTPKQTNTKTSSGPSAPRPHVGISVQDLQNQCDCSCQPPFQVVNNPKAMVGNVSRCSYPCEAPSLQNPGKKELISGWMGVWAFACFFLSAFTFLTFLIETDRFQYPERPIFMLVFCQLMVAVGFIIRVSVGHEQVACDSYKIKGIDEGNGSLCFVVFLLTYFFGMAACVWWIILSLSWVLAAASKWSSEAIASYSAHFHAVGWLLPAAQTVVVLVFNAIDGDPVSGMCYVGNTDVSHLRMFVLGPMIIYFSLGVLFLFVGFFNLWRIRNEVQKQHPGLCNASKLTNLMTKIGTFSVLYTLPALFVILSLFYEQHHRPLWEQSITCTCANRKANAGDASFMLSMVKSFCMCVMGLTSGVWVCSRKTLISWKNVICCLGASRSTAKYQPADVLYAKSDFSSPQFYNTAMRQNHHYAGIPIAEKL, from the exons ATGCTGCTGATTCTCCTGCTACTTCTTGGCGCCGTGCCAGTGATTTTAGCGAAAGGCTGTCAACCTATCACAATCCCACTATGCAAGGGTGTCGGTTATAATTTCACATCGTTCCCCAACAGTTACGGtcatgaaaaacaagaagaagccGGCCTAGAAGTTCATCAGTTCTTCCCATTGGTGGAG TATGGTTGCTATGAACATCTGCGATTCTTCCTGTGCACACTGTACACCCCTATCTGCCAGGAAAACTATGACAGACCGATCCTTCCATGTATGGAGTTGtgcttggaggcgaagaaacgGTGCAGCCCAATTATGCAACA GTATGGCTTCCGATGGCCTGAAACATTGTCGTGCGAAAGCCTGCCAACAATGAGCGAGCAGGCGTCGTCCGGAAATATTTGCGCCGCACCACCGGACACACCAAAACAGACTAACACCAAG ACGTCTTCCGGTCCTTCCGCTCCACGCCCTCATGTCGGAATATCCGTTCAAGACCTACAAAATCAATGCGACTGTTCTTGTCAGCCACCGTTTCAAGTGGTCAACAATCCTAAGGCCATG GTCGGTAACGTCTCGCGATGTTCTTATCCATGTGAAGCTCCATCGTTGCAAAATCCAGGGAAGAAAGAGCTTATTTCTGGTTGGATGGGTGTTTG GGCGTTCGCCTGCTTTTTCCTGTCCGCTTTCACGTTCCTGACGTTCCTGATCGAGACCGACCGCTTTCAATATCCAGAAAGACCAATTTTCATGCTCGTCTTCTGTCAACTGATGGTCGCGGTCGGCTTTATCATTCGAGTGTCAGTGGGACACGAACAG gtCGCATGCGACTCCTacaagattaaaggcatcgaCGAAGGAAACGGCAGCCTTTGCTTTGTT GTTTTTCTGCTCACCTACTTCTTCGGAATGGCCGCATGCGTTTGGTGGATTATTCTTTCGTTATCGTGGGTTCTGGCGGCTGCTTCGAAATGGTCGAGTGAGGCGATCGCCAGTTACTCGGCTCATTTTCATGCAGTCGGTTGGCTGCTTCCAGCTGCGCAGACAGTTGTTGTCCTG GTGTTCAACGCCATCGACGGAGATCCGGTATCCGGAATGTGCTATGTAGGGAACACAGACGTTAGTCATCTACGGATGTTCGTTCTAG GTCCTATGATCATTTACTTCTCTCTTGGAGTGCTATTTCTTTTCGTAGGATTCTTTAATCTATGGAGAATCAGGAACGag gttcaAAAGCAGCATCCAGGACTATGTAATGCGTCGAAGCTTACTAATCTGATGACAAAAATTGGGACATTTTCCGTGCTCTACACTCTTCCAGCGTTGTTCGTTATTTTATCGCTGTTTTATGAACAGCATCATCGACCGCTATGGGAACAAAGCATCACGTGCACGTGTGCTAATCGTAAGGCGAATGCAG GTGACGCTTCATTTATGCTCTCAATGGTGAAGTCATTTTGTATGTGTGTGATGGGACTCACTAGTGGTGTCTGGGTATGCAGTCGAAAGACATTGATTTCGTGGAAAAATGTGATATGCTGTTTAG gagcTTCTCGGTCCACCGCCAAATATCAACCGGCCGACGTACTATACGCTAAAAGCGATTTCTCATCACCACAATTCTACAACACGGCTATGCGACAAAATCATCACTACGCTGGGATTCCTATAGCGGAGAAGCTATAA